From a region of the Danio aesculapii chromosome 4, fDanAes4.1, whole genome shotgun sequence genome:
- the nap1l1 gene encoding nucleosome assembly protein 1-like 1 isoform X3, protein MADLDNKDQAEMDPADMEDVEEEEEDAGEDNSKARQLTRQMMQNPQILAALQERLDGLVGSPSGYMESLPKVVKRRVNALKNLQVKCAHIEAKFYEEVHELERKYAALYQPLFDKRSEIVRAAYEPTDEECEWKQDEEEELTVSKQEEMKEKAKVEEEKKDEEKEDPKGIPEFWLTVFKNVDLLSEMLQEHDEPILKHLQDIKVKFSDAGQPMSFSLEFHFEPNDFFTNTILTKTYKMRSEPDESDPFSFDGPEIMGCTGCTIDWTKGKNVTLKTIKKKQKHKGRGTVRTVTKTVPNDSFFNFFSPPEVPESGELDEDSEAVLAADFEIGHFIRERIVPRAVLYFTGEAIEDDDDDYDEEGEEADDEEGEEEADEENDPDYEPKV, encoded by the exons CACGTCAGCTGACGCGGCAGATGATGCAGAATCCTCAGATTCTGGCGGCGCTGCAGGAGAGGCTGGATGGACTCGTAGGATCTCCCTCAGGATACATGGAGAG TTTACCAAAGGTGGTGAAGAGACGTGTTAATGCACTTAAGAACCTCCAGGTCAAATGTGCCCATATCGAAGCTAAATTCTATGAAGAAGTCCACGAGCTGGAGCGAAAATATGCTGCTCTTTATCAGCCTCTGTTTGACAAG cgGAGTGAGATCGTCAGAGCGGCATACGAACCCACAGATGAAGAGTGTGAGTGGAAGCAAGATGAGGAGGAAGAGCTGACAGTAAGTAAGCAG GAGGAAATGAAGGAAAAGGCCAAAGTGGAGGAGGAGAAGAAAGACGAGGAGAAGGAAGATCCCAAAGGCATCCCAGAGTTCTGGCTCACAGTTTTCAAGAACGTGGACCTTCTCAGTGAAATGTTGCAG GAACATGATGAACCCATCCTGAAGCACTTACAAGACATTAAAGTCAAATTCTCTGACGCCGGACAGCCCATG AGTTTCTCATTAGAGTTTCACTTTGAGCCCAATGATTTCTTCACAAACACAATCCTGACAAAGACCTACAAGATGCGGTCTGAGCCGGACGAGTCGGACCCCTTCTCTTTCGACGGGCCGGAGATCATGGGCTGCACAGG CTGCACGATCGACTGGACTAAGGGCAAGAACGTCACATTGAAAACCATCAAGAAGAAACAGAAACACAAGGGTCGTGGCACAGTGAGGACGGTCACCAAGACAGTTCCCAATGATTCATTCTTCAACTTCTTCTCTCCGCCTGAAG ttccagaaagcggtgAACTG GATGAAGACTCAGAGGCAGTTTTAGCAGCAGATTTTGAGATTGGTCACTTCATCCGTGAGCGTATTGTTCCCAGAGCTGTGCTGTATTTCACTGGAGAGGCCATTGAAGACGACGATGATGAC TATGATGAGGAGGGAGAGGAAGCGGATGATGAG gAGGGTGAAGAAGAGGCAGATGAAGAGAACGATCCAGACTATGAGCCCAAG GTTTAA
- the phlda1 gene encoding pleckstrin homology-like domain family A member 1 — MLESGVLKEGALEKRSDGLLQLWKKKRCVLTEDGLMLHPHKHHHQHQHQHPQQQHDTGCKVKELHFANMKTVDCVERKGKYVYFTVVMSEGREIDFRCLQDEGWNAEITLRMVQYKNRQAILAVKSSRQKQQQLLVVSAQKMVRSAQ, encoded by the coding sequence ATGCTGGAGTCCGGCGTGCTGAAGGAGGGCGCGCTGGAGAAGCGCAGTGACGGACTGCTGCAGCTCTGGAAGAAGAAGCGCTGCGTGCTCACGGAGGACGGACTGATGCTGCACCCGCACAAACACCACCATCAGCACCAACACCAGCACCCCCAGCAGCAGCACGACACCGGCTGCAAGGTGAAGGAGCTGCACTTCGCCAACATGAAGACGGTGGACTGTGTTGAGCGCAAGGGGAAGTATGTGTACTTCACGGTGGTGATGTCCGAGGGCCGCGAGATCGACTTCAGGTGCCTGCAGGACGAGGGCTGGAACGCGGAGATCACGCTGCGGATGGTGCAGTACAAGAACCGGCAGGCGATCCTGGCCGTCAAGTCGAGCCGGCAGAAGCAGCAGCAGTTGCTGGTGGTGTCCGCGCAGAAGATGGTGCGGAGCGCGCAGTAG
- the nap1l1 gene encoding nucleosome assembly protein 1-like 1 isoform X2 yields MADLDNKDQAEMDPADMEDVEEEEEDAGEDNSKARQLTRQMMQNPQILAALQERLDGLVGSPSGYMESLPKVVKRRVNALKNLQVKCAHIEAKFYEEVHELERKYAALYQPLFDKRSEIVRAAYEPTDEECEWKQDEEEELTEEMKEKAKVEEEKKDEEKEDPKGIPEFWLTVFKNVDLLSEMLQEHDEPILKHLQDIKVKFSDAGQPMSFSLEFHFEPNDFFTNTILTKTYKMRSEPDESDPFSFDGPEIMGCTGCTIDWTKGKNVTLKTIKKKQKHKGRGTVRTVTKTVPNDSFFNFFSPPEVPESGELDEDSEAVLAADFEIGHFIRERIVPRAVLYFTGEAIEDDDDDYDEEGEEADDEEGEEEADEENDPDYEPKKDANPPEECKQQ; encoded by the exons CACGTCAGCTGACGCGGCAGATGATGCAGAATCCTCAGATTCTGGCGGCGCTGCAGGAGAGGCTGGATGGACTCGTAGGATCTCCCTCAGGATACATGGAGAG TTTACCAAAGGTGGTGAAGAGACGTGTTAATGCACTTAAGAACCTCCAGGTCAAATGTGCCCATATCGAAGCTAAATTCTATGAAGAAGTCCACGAGCTGGAGCGAAAATATGCTGCTCTTTATCAGCCTCTGTTTGACAAG cgGAGTGAGATCGTCAGAGCGGCATACGAACCCACAGATGAAGAGTGTGAGTGGAAGCAAGATGAGGAGGAAGAGCTGACA GAGGAAATGAAGGAAAAGGCCAAAGTGGAGGAGGAGAAGAAAGACGAGGAGAAGGAAGATCCCAAAGGCATCCCAGAGTTCTGGCTCACAGTTTTCAAGAACGTGGACCTTCTCAGTGAAATGTTGCAG GAACATGATGAACCCATCCTGAAGCACTTACAAGACATTAAAGTCAAATTCTCTGACGCCGGACAGCCCATG AGTTTCTCATTAGAGTTTCACTTTGAGCCCAATGATTTCTTCACAAACACAATCCTGACAAAGACCTACAAGATGCGGTCTGAGCCGGACGAGTCGGACCCCTTCTCTTTCGACGGGCCGGAGATCATGGGCTGCACAGG CTGCACGATCGACTGGACTAAGGGCAAGAACGTCACATTGAAAACCATCAAGAAGAAACAGAAACACAAGGGTCGTGGCACAGTGAGGACGGTCACCAAGACAGTTCCCAATGATTCATTCTTCAACTTCTTCTCTCCGCCTGAAG ttccagaaagcggtgAACTG GATGAAGACTCAGAGGCAGTTTTAGCAGCAGATTTTGAGATTGGTCACTTCATCCGTGAGCGTATTGTTCCCAGAGCTGTGCTGTATTTCACTGGAGAGGCCATTGAAGACGACGATGATGAC TATGATGAGGAGGGAGAGGAAGCGGATGATGAG gAGGGTGAAGAAGAGGCAGATGAAGAGAACGATCCAGACTATGAGCCCAAG AAGGACGCCAATCCCCCAGAGGAGTGCAAACAGCAGTGA
- the nap1l1 gene encoding nucleosome assembly protein 1-like 1 isoform X1: protein MADLDNKDQAEMDPADMEDVEEEEEDAGEDNSKARQLTRQMMQNPQILAALQERLDGLVGSPSGYMESLPKVVKRRVNALKNLQVKCAHIEAKFYEEVHELERKYAALYQPLFDKRSEIVRAAYEPTDEECEWKQDEEEELTVSKQEEMKEKAKVEEEKKDEEKEDPKGIPEFWLTVFKNVDLLSEMLQEHDEPILKHLQDIKVKFSDAGQPMSFSLEFHFEPNDFFTNTILTKTYKMRSEPDESDPFSFDGPEIMGCTGCTIDWTKGKNVTLKTIKKKQKHKGRGTVRTVTKTVPNDSFFNFFSPPEVPESGELDEDSEAVLAADFEIGHFIRERIVPRAVLYFTGEAIEDDDDDYDEEGEEADDEEGEEEADEENDPDYEPKKDANPPEECKQQ, encoded by the exons CACGTCAGCTGACGCGGCAGATGATGCAGAATCCTCAGATTCTGGCGGCGCTGCAGGAGAGGCTGGATGGACTCGTAGGATCTCCCTCAGGATACATGGAGAG TTTACCAAAGGTGGTGAAGAGACGTGTTAATGCACTTAAGAACCTCCAGGTCAAATGTGCCCATATCGAAGCTAAATTCTATGAAGAAGTCCACGAGCTGGAGCGAAAATATGCTGCTCTTTATCAGCCTCTGTTTGACAAG cgGAGTGAGATCGTCAGAGCGGCATACGAACCCACAGATGAAGAGTGTGAGTGGAAGCAAGATGAGGAGGAAGAGCTGACAGTAAGTAAGCAG GAGGAAATGAAGGAAAAGGCCAAAGTGGAGGAGGAGAAGAAAGACGAGGAGAAGGAAGATCCCAAAGGCATCCCAGAGTTCTGGCTCACAGTTTTCAAGAACGTGGACCTTCTCAGTGAAATGTTGCAG GAACATGATGAACCCATCCTGAAGCACTTACAAGACATTAAAGTCAAATTCTCTGACGCCGGACAGCCCATG AGTTTCTCATTAGAGTTTCACTTTGAGCCCAATGATTTCTTCACAAACACAATCCTGACAAAGACCTACAAGATGCGGTCTGAGCCGGACGAGTCGGACCCCTTCTCTTTCGACGGGCCGGAGATCATGGGCTGCACAGG CTGCACGATCGACTGGACTAAGGGCAAGAACGTCACATTGAAAACCATCAAGAAGAAACAGAAACACAAGGGTCGTGGCACAGTGAGGACGGTCACCAAGACAGTTCCCAATGATTCATTCTTCAACTTCTTCTCTCCGCCTGAAG ttccagaaagcggtgAACTG GATGAAGACTCAGAGGCAGTTTTAGCAGCAGATTTTGAGATTGGTCACTTCATCCGTGAGCGTATTGTTCCCAGAGCTGTGCTGTATTTCACTGGAGAGGCCATTGAAGACGACGATGATGAC TATGATGAGGAGGGAGAGGAAGCGGATGATGAG gAGGGTGAAGAAGAGGCAGATGAAGAGAACGATCCAGACTATGAGCCCAAG AAGGACGCCAATCCCCCAGAGGAGTGCAAACAGCAGTGA